GGTGTGGATCGCCTGCAGGCGCGCGTGTTCCAGCACCGCCAATCTGCCCGCTCCGCTGCCCCCGATTATGCCCAGCATGGGCGGCGATTATAGCGGAGCGTTCCTTGCCGCGATGCCCGCCTCGTGCGGACTTGCCCAACGAAGGCGCACGCGCAGGCGCCGCAATCGATCGGGCGCGACGCTGTCCGGCGCCAGCACGACGTAGCGCGGCAGGCGCCGGCCCGGTTCTTCCAGGTGCAGCACGACGAGCCAGGTCGACACATACGACGAGCCCTGGACGCGGCACGCGAGGCGGCTTCCGTCGCGCCGCGCGATCGAGCATTCGCACTCGCCACGAAAGTCGAGCGCGACCACGGCGCGAGGGGCGAGCAGCAAGGCATGGCGGCGCAACGTCCAGCAGGCGTTTGCGAGCAGCGCCACGCCCGCCAGCACGCGTGCATACCATTGCGGCAGCGCGACCATCGCCGCGCCTGCCGCGGCCGCATGTGCGAGCGCAAGCGCCCACGCCAGCACCGGAGATGCGTGCAATTCGATGCGCAAAGCAGGAATTTCGCGTTCGCCGCGTACCCTCACGACTCGCGTCCCGCTTCGCTCAGCGTTCGCCGCACCGGCGAAAGCAGATACTCGAACAGCGTGCGGGTTCCGAGATGAATCTCGGCAGCCAGCTGCATGCCGGAGACCAGCCGTTGCGGGTCGAGTCCGACCGGCGCGGCTGCGCGATCGATGCTGACCAGCGCCCGGTAGTAAAGCCCCACGGCACCCGCGTTCGCGGGATCCGGGCGCTCCGTCGCATCCGCGCTCATGTGACGCACGCTGCCCTCCAGCATGCCGTAGCGCTGATAGGGAAAAGCTGCGAGCTTCAATCGCACCGGAGCACCGGGCGCGACACGGCCGGCGTCCAGGTTGCTCACCCATACCTCGGCCTCCAGCGGCTCGTTGCGTGGCACGATGGTGGCAAGAATGGTTGCGGGCGCCACGACCGTTCCCGTGCTGTGGGTGGCAAGATCCTTGATGACGCCGGCGGACGGTGCCCGCAATTCGAGCTGACCGCTGCGATGCGCCTGCTTCGTAAGGTCCTCCTGCAGGCGCTCGAGCTGCGCCTGGGCTTCCACTCGCTCGTTGTTCAACTCGCGCCGGTGGTTGGAGGCAAGCTGCGCAATGCGCCGCTCCGACATCGCGATGGCGGCGCGAGAGCTCATGACCGTAGCGCGTTGCGCCTGCAAGTCCTGCTCGTTCTCGATCCGGCTGCGGCGCCGTTCCAGCGCGAGCAGCTTGCCGGCGAAGCCTTCCCGGGCGAGCTTCTCCCACGCCTTCTCCTGCTCGACGTAGATCGGGGCCGTGCGCTTGAGCTTGGCCTCGATTTCCTGCGCGCTGCGCACATCCTGTTGCGCCTTCGCCAGGGCTGAACGCTCGGCAGCGAGCGAATCCTCGAAGGCGCGGCGCCGGGCGTAGAACTGCGCCTGGACTTGAGCGTAGAGATCGTCGCGATCGCCGTCGCTGCGCTCGAACGCGGCCCCGGAGA
The genomic region above belongs to Betaproteobacteria bacterium and contains:
- a CDS encoding HlyD family type I secretion periplasmic adaptor subunit, producing the protein MPSQAIRRESAAASARKRATDYETFAPERLVAFARPPSPLPRITLYLIVAILASAAAAIAYGEIDVVAVAPGKLVPQSLLRIVQPSDSGVVREILVREGEAVLEGQVLFRMDTELSEADGRILETEIVLRRLQIRRIDAELSGAAFERSDGDRDDLYAQVQAQFYARRRAFEDSLAAERSALAKAQQDVRSAQEIEAKLKRTAPIYVEQEKAWEKLAREGFAGKLLALERRRSRIENEQDLQAQRATVMSSRAAIAMSERRIAQLASNHRRELNNERVEAQAQLERLQEDLTKQAHRSGQLELRAPSAGVIKDLATHSTGTVVAPATILATIVPRNEPLEAEVWVSNLDAGRVAPGAPVRLKLAAFPYQRYGMLEGSVRHMSADATERPDPANAGAVGLYYRALVSIDRAAAPVGLDPQRLVSGMQLAAEIHLGTRTLFEYLLSPVRRTLSEAGRES